In the Vicinamibacteria bacterium genome, GCGGGAAGTTCGTTGGGACGGGGTCGGCTCGCGAAAGCAGGCGCTCGCGATGTTGCGCGCCCGGACGAACGACGCAGGTCCCGACGAGTGGGTCTTCAATCTGGGTGGCTGGACGAGAGACCAGTTCGCGGACGACGCGAGCTCTTTCACCCGCGACGAGCTGGATGGCGTCGCTCCCGATCATCCCGTGCTCCTTCAGGCGGCCTATTACGAGACCTATCTCAACAGCAGAGCCATCGAATCACTCCGCCTGGAAGAAAGGGACGAGCCGTGGATCGGGCGCGATCCTACCGGAAGGCCGACGGGAGTGATCGAAGAGCCGGGTGTTGGCACGATTGCCGCTGAGCTTCCGGTTCTCGACCCTCCGGCGGATGAGGTCGAGGCGAGCACCATGAGCATGTTTCGCGACCTGAATCGCGCCGGGCTGACATCGGTCGGCAGCGCCGGTTGCGAGCCAGAGTTGATCGAACGCTATCGTGCTTGGGCGGACGAAGGTCGGCTGAGTCTGCGGGTCTTTTGCATTACCTCGTTTCCGGCCGGCACTCCGCAGGAAGTAGACGACGTTCTAACCCGAATCGCGGCGATGAAGTTGTTCGAGGGGGACCACGATATCGATTGGATCGCGTACGGAGAAGGGGTGTATCGGCCGCTACACGACCCTATGTTTCTGCTCGAGTCCGATCCGACCCCGGATGAACTCGCCCAGTGGCGCCGGTTGACCACCGAGGTCGCCCGCGCGGGCCTCCCGCTGCACGTGCATGCGAATCTGAAGACCACGATCGGCGCTTTCCTGGACCAGATCGAGCGGATTCACCGAGAGTATCCGATCGACCGCCTTCGATGGGCACTCGCCCACTTCAACGAGCCCAGCTCGTCACAGCTCGAGCGCATGAAGAGCCTGGGCATGCATGCCGCCGTGCATCCCTGGGCCGTCATCAACGGCGGGATCCAGCACCGGGTCTACGGAGAGGCCGCCCACGAGATGCCGCCGCTTCGAATGATTCAGGACAGTGGAATCGCATGGGGACTGGGAAGCGACGGGAGCCGAGCGAACCAGGTCCTCCCCATGGTGACGCTCGGGTGGGCCGTGACCGGCAGGATGGTCGGCGGTAACAGAGTTCTTCGGCAGACCATCAGCCGTGAGGATGCATTGATAGCGCATACCCGCGGGAGTGCTCATCTCGTCTTCCAGGAGAAGAACCTGGGGACAATCGAGGCGGGAAAACTGGCGGACCTCGTGGTCCTCGATCGCGATTACTTGACGGTTGACGCGGACCAGATCAAGGACACGACCTCGGTTCTCACGATGGTTGGGGGGCGGATTGTCTACTCATCAGTTGCTTCTCCGGTGTCTCGGTAGCCTCACCTAAACGGTGCAAATGGCGCTGCTTCAGCGGAGATGGGCTCGCGGCGAGAAGATCTCCGCAGTGAGCCCCGTATCGAAGTCTATGGACTGAATGACGTTCTCGCCGGTCTTTCGCCCGTTCGAAACGTACTCCATCCGAAACGGTATCTGCAGGCCGTCCACGTCCCGATAGTCGCTGTAACGGTAGGTGATCTCCGTGACCTCATTTCGCTGCCGGTTCATCCACGTTTCCCCGCCCCGGTGGTGGGTCAGGCGAGCTTCGAAGAGAAGACCGGTGTCGCGATCGATGACCGCGACCCACACATCCTCCCAGGCACGCCCCACGTTCTCCGATGCCGAGACGCGGAGTAGCTCGAAGCCGTCCTCGGCTCCAGCGTAGGCGACTTCGACTCCCGGGTCCATCCATTTGAACGGAAGCGAGCGCAAGTAATACTCGCCATGGGCGCGGTAGTAGCCCTCCCCCTCGGCGCCATCGTCGCTCCGGGGCGTGCCCTCGGCAACCGCGAATCCCCGGGAGCCATCGTGGCCGAACACGAGGACCGATTCCGCCTGTCGTTTCAGTAGAAGCGTCCTCGTGCCACCCTGATCCCGGAGGAGATACTCCTCGTACGTTTCGGACCCCCCGGAGTCCGTCTCTCTCCGAGCCACGATCTTCCAGTCTCGAATCGCCTCGAAACGGGCGAGACCCCCGTGGGCCGCGATTGACCTCTCGAGTACCGCTTTCCCCTGATCCGGAGCGGCAGTGAGCAGGCCGATCGTGGAGAGAAGTCGAAAGAAGGTCGTCATGAAAGGTGGATCATATCCCGGATTCGCTCTTGCGCCCTCAATCGAGATCCCTTGAGCGCGCGTGGCGTATCCAGGCAATCAGGGTGGCCGCGACGGCGAGGTACACGATGCCCGCCGAGAAGTAGACGAGAAAGCTCCAGGCGGTCATGCTTCGTTCACCTCTTCGGGTACGAAAGCCCCCGCGGGAGCGAAACACGACGTGAGCCGGTGGACGGTGAAGAGAACGAGAAGATTCGCTCCCACGCCGACGGCCACTGCGGGAACCCCGAAGGGCTCGCCGAGCACACTCGGCCCCCACGCGTACGTCGCGCCGATGCCGGCCAGGATTGCGGGCACGGCCGCGCGGGGTGCAACGGGTCGCTCGCGAGGCGTTCCCCACAAAAGAGCGACGCAAAGAGGAGGGATGATCGAAGGCGCCCAGAGCGTGTAGCTGTAAATCAGAAGCTCGAAGACGTCGGGCAGGCTTAGGGCCGCAATGACGCCACCGGCCCCGATGAGCAGCGTCGTCGTCTTCGACCAGGCGAGCATGGTCGCATCGCTTGCGTCGGGACGAAAGAGCTTCTGGTAGAGGTCGCGAGTGAAGATGACGGAGGCATTGTTCAAGATCGAGTCTCCCGTCGACATGACGGCGGCGAGAAGTGCCGCGAAGACCGCTCCCTTGAGCCCGATGGGCAGGAAGTCGCGTACGATGGACGTCAGGACGAGGTCGGGCTCGGTGTCTCTCAAGAGAAGCGCGCCCGCGAGGCCGAGAGCGATCACGACGATGGTATAGAAACCGTAGTAGCTTCCGAAGAGCGTCACGCCCCAGCGAGTATCTCTCGGGCTCTTGGTCGCGAAATAACGCTGAACGAAATAGGGAGCGAGCGCTTCACCGAGGAGAAACGCAACGAATATGCCGAGGATTCGCGATGAGCTCCAGTCACCGCTGAAGCTCAAGAGCACGGGGTCGAGTCCCGCGGTCATCGCCTCGACGCCGCCGACGCGATCGATCGCCACCAGGGAAGCCGTGGTCAGACCGAACGCCAGCACGATGAACTGGAGGAGATCGGTGTAGATAACGGCCCAGATGCCGCCCAACCCGGTGTAGAAGATGACGAGCGCGGACGAAGCGATCAGCAAAGGGACGAGAGGCAAGCCGGTGATGGTTTGCAATATGCGCCCCATGGCCAGCAGCTGGACCCCGAAAAGGGAGACGCTGTAAAGGAAAGAGAAAATTCCCGTCAGGGCGCGTGCCGCCCGCCCGTAGTAGAACCCCATGACGTCGCCCACGGTATACAGCTTGCCGATGGCGCGCATGCGGGGCGCGAGGAAGAGGCCGGAGAGGAGCTGGTTCAGCACGAAGCCCACCGTGGCGACGAAGATGACGATGCCGGACTGATAGGACTGCGAGGCGCGCCCGATCGTCGCCGCCCCGCCCGTCGCCGTTGCTGCCATGGTGGCGAACAAGAACACGACCGGGAGTCGCCGGCCCGCCACCGCGTAATCCTCGAATCCTTTGGTTCTTCGCATCGAGACGAAGCCAATGAGAATGACGACGGCGAAGTACGTGACGATAATGGTGAGATCGACGGTGCCGACCAGCATGTTCGGGTTCGGAGACCGCTGCGAGGAACGAGCGCCGTGCGAGTCTAGCTCATCCAGTCGGCGAAGCGGTAGTAACGCGCGGCAAGAGGGATGAACCAGGGGTAGCCGCGATAGAAGAACCTCGTGGGATGGGGAATCTCGGCGAAGGGACTGGTCGCGATCTGACCGGCCAGAAGTTTCCCGACCTCGGTCCCGAGATACGTGGCGACGGCGAGCCCGTGGCCGCCATAGCCCATGGCGTAATGAATGCCTTCGACGCGGCCGATGTGTGGCATGAGGTCGAACGTGATGCCGAGCTTCCCCGTCCAGCTGTGGGTCAAAGACGCGTCACGAAGCCGTGGAAAGGTGCGCACGAGCTGGGCCCGCAAGATTTCCGCGCTTCGATTCAGATCGAGATTGGTGCTGAGATCGTTCCGGCCGCCCCACAGCATGCGCCCGTCCGGAGTCAGGCGGAAGTAGTTGAGGAAGTTCTTCGAGTCGTAGAGCATCCGCCCTTTGGGGATCAACTCTACCTGGAGCTCGCGTGCGAGGGGCTCGGTGACGATGATGTAGCTTCCGACGGGGAAGATGCGGCGCTCGAGCGGCGGCACGAGCGCGTCGGTGTAGCCGTTCGTCGCGATGAGAACCTCCCCCGCCCGCAGCACTCCCTGGTTGGTGTGGATCTCGAAGCCATCGCGCAGCCGAGCCACCCGCGAAATGATGATTTGCTC is a window encoding:
- a CDS encoding amidohydrolase, which gives rise to MPLSLLLLSTVVAAPFAIASTMAKLPAQHAPPDIVLVNGKIITVDERFTIAEAIAVTGERILAVGTDEEITRLAGQGTRWIDLEGKAVIPGLIDNHMHLLRAGLTWRREVRWDGVGSRKQALAMLRARTNDAGPDEWVFNLGGWTRDQFADDASSFTRDELDGVAPDHPVLLQAAYYETYLNSRAIESLRLEERDEPWIGRDPTGRPTGVIEEPGVGTIAAELPVLDPPADEVEASTMSMFRDLNRAGLTSVGSAGCEPELIERYRAWADEGRLSLRVFCITSFPAGTPQEVDDVLTRIAAMKLFEGDHDIDWIAYGEGVYRPLHDPMFLLESDPTPDELAQWRRLTTEVARAGLPLHVHANLKTTIGAFLDQIERIHREYPIDRLRWALAHFNEPSSSQLERMKSLGMHAAVHPWAVINGGIQHRVYGEAAHEMPPLRMIQDSGIAWGLGSDGSRANQVLPMVTLGWAVTGRMVGGNRVLRQTISREDALIAHTRGSAHLVFQEKNLGTIEAGKLADLVVLDRDYLTVDADQIKDTTSVLTMVGGRIVYSSVASPVSR
- a CDS encoding sodium:solute symporter family protein — its product is MLVGTVDLTIIVTYFAVVILIGFVSMRRTKGFEDYAVAGRRLPVVFLFATMAATATGGAATIGRASQSYQSGIVIFVATVGFVLNQLLSGLFLAPRMRAIGKLYTVGDVMGFYYGRAARALTGIFSFLYSVSLFGVQLLAMGRILQTITGLPLVPLLIASSALVIFYTGLGGIWAVIYTDLLQFIVLAFGLTTASLVAIDRVGGVEAMTAGLDPVLLSFSGDWSSSRILGIFVAFLLGEALAPYFVQRYFATKSPRDTRWGVTLFGSYYGFYTIVVIALGLAGALLLRDTEPDLVLTSIVRDFLPIGLKGAVFAALLAAVMSTGDSILNNASVIFTRDLYQKLFRPDASDATMLAWSKTTTLLIGAGGVIAALSLPDVFELLIYSYTLWAPSIIPPLCVALLWGTPRERPVAPRAAVPAILAGIGATYAWGPSVLGEPFGVPAVAVGVGANLLVLFTVHRLTSCFAPAGAFVPEEVNEA
- a CDS encoding FAD-binding oxidoreductase; amino-acid sequence: AYGKKQGREFWKASLQAIDLLEEIVRSESIDCDWRRSGHICLAYKPSHFEGMRKSVQWFREELGHEVQALSPAELPSEIGSRVFHGGILDEYSGGLQPAKYVYGLARAVARRGVRLHEQIIISRVARLRDGFEIHTNQGVLRAGEVLIATNGYTDALVPPLERRIFPVGSYIIVTEPLARELQVELIPKGRMLYDSKNFLNYFRLTPDGRMLWGGRNDLSTNLDLNRSAEILRAQLVRTFPRLRDASLTHSWTGKLGITFDLMPHIGRVEGIHYAMGYGGHGLAVATYLGTEVGKLLAGQIATSPFAEIPHPTRFFYRGYPWFIPLAARYYRFADWMS